In a genomic window of Vicinamibacterales bacterium:
- a CDS encoding PmoA family protein — translation MRNATSLFIVLVLGTAHQASAQVTLTQKPDQIAVAIDGKPFTVFHVGGEHLNRPYLHPLRSASGKIVNRSFPAGQLPGETTDHPHHAGLFYGHGNVNGYNYWAVQNVANPQPPDSSNFGRIVLDKVAAVKSGKSSGSADVVLTWLKPDGAPLMKETRRTTFYAHPELRIIDFDFDFAAIDTVVFRDTKEGSFAMRMATVLEEPPAKPKPGEPARTGRLRNAQGGEGEAGVWGKRSEWVDYSGAIDGERVGVVMMDHPGNPRHPTYWHSRGYGLHSINPFGVSDFLNDKTQDGSLTVERGQHVRFRYRLVIHPGLSPARLAELYREFAGGTASSR, via the coding sequence ATGCGCAACGCGACGTCACTCTTCATCGTTCTCGTGCTCGGCACCGCCCACCAGGCGTCGGCGCAGGTGACGCTCACACAGAAGCCGGACCAGATCGCCGTCGCGATCGATGGCAAGCCGTTCACGGTCTTCCACGTCGGCGGCGAGCATCTGAACCGGCCGTATCTCCATCCCCTGCGTTCCGCCTCCGGGAAGATCGTCAACCGCTCCTTTCCCGCCGGGCAGCTGCCCGGTGAGACGACCGATCATCCGCACCATGCCGGCCTCTTCTACGGACACGGCAACGTGAACGGCTACAACTATTGGGCGGTTCAGAACGTCGCGAATCCGCAGCCGCCCGACAGCAGCAACTTCGGCCGGATCGTGCTCGACAAGGTGGCGGCGGTGAAGAGCGGCAAATCGTCGGGCTCGGCCGACGTCGTGCTGACCTGGCTGAAACCCGACGGCGCCCCGCTGATGAAGGAAACGCGGCGGACGACCTTCTACGCGCACCCCGAGCTGCGCATCATCGACTTCGATTTCGATTTCGCGGCGATCGATACGGTTGTCTTTCGCGACACCAAGGAAGGCAGCTTCGCGATGCGCATGGCGACCGTGCTCGAGGAGCCGCCGGCGAAGCCGAAGCCGGGCGAGCCTGCGAGAACCGGCAGGCTGCGGAACGCGCAGGGCGGCGAGGGGGAAGCCGGCGTCTGGGGCAAGCGGTCGGAATGGGTCGACTATTCCGGAGCCATCGACGGAGAACGGGTCGGCGTGGTGATGATGGATCATCCGGGCAATCCCCGGCATCCCACCTACTGGCACTCACGCGGCTACGGGCTTCACTCGATCAATCCGTTCGGGGTGAGCGACTTTCTCAACGACAAGACGCAGGACGGGAGCCTGACGGTCGAGCGAGGGCAACACGTCCGCTTCCGCTACCGCCTCGTCATCCACCCCGGGCTGTCCCCAGCGAGGCTCGCGGAGCTTTACAGGGAGTTCGCCGGGGGCACGGCTTCGAGCCGGTAG
- a CDS encoding YdiU family protein, whose translation MAGWRLEHSYAALPQLFFSDVRPTPVAAPRLVIFNGALAEALGLDRAALDSPAGAATFAGNTLPDGARPIAQAYAGHQFGHFTGLGDGRAILLGEQIAPSGHRRDIQLKGSGRTPYSRGGDGRAALGPMLREFIVSEAMDALGIPTTRSLAVVATGEAVFRDAPLEGAILTRVAASHIRVGTMQRAAAHRDHDALRALSDYTRARHYPQLAEAAEPHLALFDAVVDAQARLIARWQLVGFIHGVMNTDNMALSGETIDYGPCAFMDAYDPGTVFSSIDHAGRYAYGNQPAIAHWNLTRLAEAMLPLFDAATESAVERATASLDRFPELYEQYWLDGMRSKLGLFAPDPEDSVLVEDLLAWMRRQEADFTNVFRSISRAATAAALASEDAGFAAWYARLERRRSRQPQAAAASEALMQRNNPAFIPRNHLVEEALAAAVGEHDHGVMERLLDVLARPYDYDRDLPMFTQPGKDGRHYRTFCGT comes from the coding sequence ATGGCCGGGTGGCGCCTCGAACACTCGTACGCGGCGCTGCCGCAGCTCTTCTTCTCCGACGTGCGTCCGACACCGGTCGCGGCGCCGCGGCTGGTCATATTCAACGGTGCGTTGGCGGAGGCGCTCGGTCTCGATCGCGCGGCGCTCGACAGTCCCGCCGGCGCCGCGACCTTCGCGGGCAACACGCTGCCCGACGGGGCGCGGCCGATCGCGCAGGCCTATGCCGGGCATCAGTTCGGCCATTTCACGGGGCTGGGCGATGGACGCGCGATCCTGCTCGGCGAGCAGATTGCCCCGTCGGGCCATCGGCGCGACATCCAGTTGAAGGGTTCGGGACGGACACCGTATTCGCGCGGCGGGGACGGCCGTGCCGCGCTCGGCCCGATGCTGCGCGAGTTCATCGTCAGCGAAGCGATGGACGCACTCGGGATTCCCACGACCCGCAGCCTGGCCGTCGTTGCCACCGGAGAGGCTGTCTTCCGCGACGCGCCGCTCGAGGGGGCAATCCTGACCCGCGTGGCGGCGAGCCACATCCGCGTCGGGACGATGCAGCGGGCGGCCGCGCACCGCGATCACGATGCACTGCGAGCGCTGTCGGACTACACGCGCGCGCGCCACTACCCACAGCTCGCCGAGGCCGCGGAACCGCATCTGGCGCTGTTCGACGCCGTCGTCGATGCGCAGGCACGCCTGATCGCTCGATGGCAGCTCGTCGGCTTCATCCACGGCGTGATGAACACCGACAACATGGCGCTCTCGGGAGAGACGATCGACTACGGGCCCTGCGCCTTCATGGACGCGTACGATCCCGGCACGGTGTTCAGTTCGATCGATCACGCGGGCCGGTACGCGTACGGCAACCAGCCGGCAATCGCACACTGGAACCTGACCCGCCTCGCCGAGGCCATGCTGCCGTTGTTCGACGCGGCGACCGAGAGCGCCGTCGAGCGCGCGACGGCGTCGCTCGACCGCTTTCCGGAGCTCTACGAGCAGTACTGGCTCGACGGAATGCGATCGAAACTGGGTCTGTTCGCTCCCGACCCGGAGGACAGCGTCCTGGTGGAGGACCTGCTCGCGTGGATGCGGCGGCAGGAAGCCGACTTCACCAACGTGTTTCGCTCGATCAGCCGCGCGGCGACCGCGGCGGCTCTGGCGTCGGAAGATGCCGGCTTCGCCGCGTGGTATGCCCGCCTCGAACGCCGCCGGTCGCGCCAACCGCAGGCGGCCGCGGCGAGTGAAGCCCTGATGCAGCGGAACAACCCGGCGTTCATTCCGCGCAACCATCTGGTCGAAGAGGCGCTGGCCGCGGCCGTCGGCGAACACGACCATGGCGTGATGGAACGGCTGCTCGATGTGCTCGCCAGGCCGTACGATTATGATCGCGACCTGCCGATGTTCACCCAGCCGGGGAAGGACGGGCGGCATTACCGCACCTTCTGCGGCACGTAG